The following proteins are co-located in the Hydractinia symbiolongicarpus strain clone_291-10 chromosome 7, HSymV2.1, whole genome shotgun sequence genome:
- the LOC130648994 gene encoding uncharacterized protein LOC130648994 yields the protein MKPFLIVSVFLAVIYNGNCLKCNIFSTVQGAHIVSKDTCMGADDACVTIEYSLLGRRVQEGQCTRSNGRCAQSCSTGLHDDCKVKKCCQTDLCNGPPATSSSGILFSSTVLVFGTLLPAVVAYTM from the exons atgaaaccatttttaattgTGAGTGTCTTTCTGGCTGTTATCTACAatg GAAATTGTCTGAAATGCAATATATTCAGCACAGTACAAGGTGCACACATTGTCTCTAAAGACACCTGCATGGGTGCTGATGATGCTTGCGTAACAATTGAATACAGTCTCCTAGGTAGACGTGTACAGGAAGGGCAATGTACAAGATCAAATGGGAGATGTGCACAATCATGTTCAACTGGATTACATGATGATTGCAAG gTGAAAAAATGCTGTCAAACAGATCTTTGTAATGGCCCTCCTGCTACCAGTTCATCTGGAATTCTATTCAGCTCTACTGTGTTAGTTTTTGGAACGTTGCTTCCTGCAGTTGTCGCATACACGATGTAA
- the LOC130649426 gene encoding periostin-like, whose translation MFLMTLFILCLILTGCVLAQYNHELPARGAYPYHKVTLAAVLRARGFNAFCTAMLKEGLYSGLYGRGEYTLFVPVNSNYQNQSNTETIRNLNKNFGCYAFDKKLPSNLIRDGMSLTGINRCTVFMNKIYDRFAKKVTLWIHGVKILEEIQTDHSIVYIILSSLQIPSLSLIEYLKQSGNHHVMYSLMKKQIIHFQFPFGATFFAPLDTAFVHLPGTYVKNIFSNDTEARTFIRSHVITRPMCRQRLFSDKGWSRYINSVGRTVQLYQDMYNTQASYVNGAAVLTTTTVNDGWIYGITDTILPEINLKVLETLSALNCHTFLHNLISTNHMYPFSNILHAYTLFAPTDEAFTKLPSDVSSRLKHDKEYLMTLMRFHVVKGKHVSENFPLQTVLSSTAIDKATQQSLKLHVDGNQVTTVQDGIVLHPDNLALNGIIHIVDRVLLPPTKKVNELFRATKKLRIFLKFFQNTNETLYNSVTDGSGFYTLFAPTNRAMKVFFNQLGNQFSTDTNRRMNEILLRHIIPKPFFTTQISKSRKKRIKTLEYRNRHYTTLQIQADRKGKRFRIIEYNSNMTTPDLVATNGIIHIVNKIFSEVKL comes from the exons ATGTTTCTTATGACGCTTTTCATcctttgtttaattttaactGGATGTGTATTGGCGCAATATAATCATGAACTGCCTGCGAGAGGTGCATATCCTTATCACAAAGTAACGCTAGCAGCTGTCCTTAGAGCACGTGGTTTTAATGCGTTTTGTACTGCCATGCTTAAAGAGGGTTTATACTCAGGCCTGTATGGCAGAGGCGAATATACTTTGTTTGTTCCAGTCAACTCTAACTATCAAAACCAATCAAATACTGAAACGATTaggaatttaaataaaaattttggttgTTATGCTTTTGATAAAAAGCTACCAAGCAATCTAATCCGTGATGGAATGAGTTTAACTGGTATTAATCGTTGCACAGTATTCATGAACAAAATTTACGATAGATTTGCAAAAAAGGTAACCTTGTGGATTCATGGCGTCAAAATACTGGAAGAGATTCAAACTGATCATAGTATTGTTTACATAATATTAAGCAGTCTACAGATTCCATCCCTTTCTTTGATCGAGTATCTAAAACAGAGCGGCAACCATCATGTCATGTACAGCTTAATGAAAAAGCAAATAATACACTTTCAATTTCCATTTGGAGCTACATTTTTTGCGCCTCTTGATACAGCCTTCGTACATTTGCCAGGCACCTacgtaaaaaatatattctcaAATGATACTGAAGCTAGG ACATTCATACGAAGTCATGTCATTACGCGTCCTATGTGCAGGCAACGGTTGTTTTCTGACAAAGGCTGGAGTAGATACATTAACAGTGTAGGCCGTACAGTCCAGTTATATCAAGATATGTACAACACACAGGCGTCGTATGTCAATGGAGCAGCTGTGTTGACAACAACTACAGTAAACGACGGTTGGATATACGGCATAACAGATACAATCCTTCCAGAAATAA ATCTAAAAGTTCTGGAAACACTCAGTGCATTAAACTGCCACACTTTTCTGCACAATCTAATATCCACCAATCATATGTATCCATTCTCAAACATTCTTCATGCATATACGTTATTTGCACCAACCGACGAAGCCTTCACAAAACTTCCTTCTGACGTCAGTAGTCGTTTAAAACATGATAAGGAATATCTCATGACGCTAATGAGATTTCATGTTGTGAAGGGAAAGCATGTCAGTGAGAACTTTCCACTTCAAACTGTGCTCAGTTCGACAGCGATTGACAAAGCAACTCAACAGTCACTAAAGTTACATGTTGATGGAAACCAG GTGACCACGGTTCAAGATGGAATTGTATTACATCCTGATAATTTGGCACTGAATGGAATCATACATATTGTTGATCGTGTTCTTCTCCCTCCAACGAAGAAAGTCAACGAACTGTTCAGAGcaacaaaaaagttaagaatctTTCTAAAGTTCTTCCAAAACACaaatgagacgctgtataattCTGTAACAGACGGTTCAGGGTTTTATACATTATTTGCACCCACAAACCGCGCAATGaaggttttttttaatcaaCTTGGAAATCAATTTTCGACTGACACCAATCGACGAATGAATGAAATTTTGCTGCGACATATAATTCCGAAACCGTTTTTCACAACGCAAATTTCAAagtcaagaaaaaaaagaataaaaacactgGAGTATAGAAACCGTCATTATACAACTCTGCAAATTCAAGCCGATCGCAAAGGAAAGAGGTTTCGTATAATTGAATACAACTCCAACATGACTACGCCAGACTTGGTTGCAACCAATGGTATAATACATAttgtcaataaaattttttctGAAGTTAAATTATAA
- the LOC130648665 gene encoding uncharacterized protein LOC130648665, with product MVSQDRFLLWKKKRNSTYIVFLVLYFLMGLELGCVNATLWIYVSTVVKPNNPELFYGLIVGCFFAPPILFSPVLSRFADKTRRVKLCLISVIYLSIAGSILYTIHTSPLFPLFGRFLSGFTMAVTPLMVSEVARSYPKEKVSQKLMMINGSRLIGYACGPCISIFCFKTDFWIGSIHITYANVIGPVLFVICCIILVVVLIFTHDLSREYDMKAESMERKNIPSASAFSTTKKIFQTKDTLLMIIICIFFGVMDQINFRILPMIVITRLNFSYSVLNILLMGVAFANIALVAFLLSWRISNKEVYYTGIISLLSVILTSLLLLLLYYRVGHVTGWYVMLIANLLCNVVFFLSDQTFAVIVCAKLAHSCNQGFLEGVRLFSIQSGRVVGAICIGMYYSHMKFFYPSTTALSIMLLTLLILRRKTLSNPVPVI from the coding sequence atggttTCGCAAGACAGATTTTTGTTATGGAAGAAAAAACGGAATTCAACGTACATTGTGTTTTTGGTTTTGTACTTCTTAATGGGCTTAGAACTTGGATGTGTTAATGCAACACTATGGATTTATGTATCAACTGTTGTAAAACCCAATAATCCTGAATTATTTTACGGGTTAATTGTTGGATGCTTTTTCGCACCGCCCATATTATTCTCACCCGTTTTGTCGCGTTTTGCTGACAAAACTAGACGAGTGAAGCTTTGCTTGATATCAGTGATTTATTTGTCAATAGCCGGGAGCATTTTATACACCATTCACACATCTCCCTTGTTTCCGTTGTTTGGAAGATTTTTGAGCGGGTTTACCATGGCAGTGACACCACTTATGGTTTCAGAAGTTGCAAGATCATACCCTAAAGAAAAGGTGTCACAAAAATTGATGATGATTAATGGTAGTCGTTTAATAGGTTACGCCTGCGGGCCATGCATTTctatattttgtttcaaaacagATTTTTGGATTGGAAGTATTCACATAACGTATGCCAATGTTATTGGACCTGTTCTATTTGTTATTTGCTGCATAATACTGGTTGTTGTATTAATTTTTACGCATGATTTATCAAGAGAATATGACATGAAAGCAGAATCCATGGAGAGAAAGAATATACCTTCTGCATCAGCATTCAGCacaacaaaaaagatttttcaaactaAAGACACTCTCCTAATGATCATCATCTGCATATTTTTTGGGGTAATGGACCAAATAAATTTCCGTATATTACCCATGATTGTTATCACAAGATTAAACTTCAGTTATTCAGTTCTGAATATTCTGTTAATGGGTGTTGCGTTCGCCAACATCGCTCTTGTTGCATTTCTACTATCTTGGAGAATTTCAAACAAAGAGGTGTATTATACTGGTATTATAAGTTTGCTGTCTGTAATTCTGACATCTTTGCTGTTATTATTGCTCTACTATCGAGTTGGACACGTTACTGGATGGTATGTGATGTTGATTGCCAACCTTCTTTGCAACGTagtgttttttctttctgatcAAACATTTGCAGTGATTGTGTGCGCAAAATTGGCTCATTCATGCAATCAAGGATTCTTGGAAGGTGTTCGTTTGTTTTCTATACAAAGTGGACGAGTTGTTGGAGCTATATGCATAGGAATGTATTACAGCCACATGAAGTTTTTTTATCCTTCAACGACAGCATTGTCAATTATGCTCTTGACATTGTTGATATTGCGAAGAAAGACTCTTTCGAATCCCGTGCCAGTTATATAA